The proteins below come from a single Pseudomonas chlororaphis genomic window:
- a CDS encoding protease, translated as MSQSSSHGHHDHAGHAHAHGGHHHGHHHHHHGEPQEAGPFPWRRMAWAALLVAFAVAAASLVQVRSGEATVITRFGNPARVLLQPGLGWRWPAPFEAAIPVDLRLRTTSSGLQDVGTRDGLRIIVQAYVAWQVQGDPDNVQRFMRAVQNQPDEAARQIRTFVGSALETTAASFDLANLVNTDASQVHIADFEAQLRQQIDQQLLTTYGVRVLQVGVERLTLPSVTLTATVDRMRAERETIATERTAIGKREAAQIRSAAERDARVMQADATVKAAEIEAQSRVEAAEIYGKAYAGSPQLYNLLRSLDTLGTVVSPATKLILRTDAAPFRVLVDGPPAMDGKSGTQP; from the coding sequence TTGAGCCAGTCCTCTTCACACGGTCACCACGACCACGCCGGCCACGCTCACGCTCATGGCGGCCACCACCATGGGCATCATCACCACCATCACGGTGAGCCACAGGAAGCCGGGCCGTTTCCTTGGCGGCGCATGGCCTGGGCGGCGCTGCTGGTCGCGTTCGCGGTCGCCGCCGCGAGCCTGGTGCAAGTGCGTTCGGGAGAAGCCACCGTGATCACGCGTTTCGGCAACCCGGCGCGGGTCCTGCTGCAACCAGGGTTGGGGTGGCGGTGGCCGGCGCCGTTCGAAGCGGCTATTCCGGTGGACCTGCGTCTGCGCACCACGTCCAGCGGTTTACAGGATGTCGGTACGCGCGATGGCCTGCGGATCATTGTCCAGGCGTACGTGGCGTGGCAGGTCCAGGGTGACCCGGACAACGTGCAACGTTTCATGCGGGCAGTGCAGAACCAGCCGGACGAAGCCGCGCGGCAGATCCGCACGTTCGTCGGTTCGGCCCTGGAAACCACCGCCGCCAGTTTCGACCTGGCGAACCTGGTCAACACCGATGCCAGCCAAGTGCACATCGCCGATTTCGAAGCGCAGCTGCGCCAGCAAATTGATCAACAGTTGCTCACCACCTACGGCGTGCGCGTGTTGCAGGTCGGTGTCGAGCGCCTGACCTTGCCTTCGGTGACACTGACCGCGACGGTGGATCGCATGCGTGCCGAGCGTGAAACCATTGCCACCGAACGCACCGCCATCGGCAAGCGCGAAGCGGCGCAAATTCGTTCTGCCGCCGAGCGGGATGCGCGGGTCATGCAGGCCGATGCCACGGTGAAAGCGGCCGAGATCGAGGCGCAATCCCGAGTAGAAGCCGCCGAAATCTATGGCAAGGCCTACGCCGGCTCGCCGCAGCTCTACAACCTGCTGCGCTCATTGGATACCCTTGGCACCGTGGTCAGCCCCGCTACCAAATTGATTTTGCGCACCGATGCGGCGCCGTTCCGCGTACTGGTGGACGGCCCGCCAGCGATGGACGGCAAAAGTGGAACACAACCATGA
- a CDS encoding membrane protein, whose translation MSMVPRGTNPLSSPWVQAGRLAFLGLYAVTVLAALAWACSNVRQIDPQNRAVVLHFGALDRIQNAGLLLAWPSPVEQVILLPAADRVLERRVENLLRSDPALQADRVASFATPISDALAGSGYLLTGDAGVVQLDVRVFYKVTDPYAFVLQGEHVLPALDRLATRSAVALTAARDLDTILVARPELMGSDSQAAERRERLRGDLVQGINRRLADLAATGQGLGIEVARVDVQSSLPGPAVSAFNAVLTASQQADKAVANARTDAEKLTQTARQDADRALQVAHAQASERLAKASADTATVLGLAKTQGTDPQILLRLYRERVPAILRQAGSVTTVDPKDDSRLIIQGAEQ comes from the coding sequence ATGAGCATGGTTCCACGTGGAACAAATCCGTTATCCAGCCCGTGGGTCCAGGCCGGACGTTTGGCGTTTCTCGGGCTTTACGCGGTGACGGTATTGGCCGCGTTGGCCTGGGCTTGCTCCAATGTGCGGCAGATCGATCCACAGAACCGCGCCGTGGTGTTGCACTTTGGGGCCTTGGATCGAATCCAGAATGCCGGGCTGCTATTGGCGTGGCCCAGTCCCGTGGAACAAGTGATCCTGTTGCCCGCGGCGGATCGGGTACTGGAGCGACGGGTGGAAAACCTGCTGCGCTCGGATCCCGCTTTGCAGGCTGACAGGGTGGCCAGCTTCGCCACGCCGATCAGTGATGCGCTGGCGGGTTCTGGTTATTTATTGACCGGCGATGCCGGTGTGGTGCAACTGGATGTGCGGGTGTTCTACAAAGTCACCGACCCCTACGCCTTTGTGCTTCAAGGCGAACACGTGCTGCCGGCGCTCGATCGACTGGCGACCCGCAGTGCCGTGGCCCTGACGGCGGCGCGGGACCTGGACACGATTCTGGTGGCGCGGCCGGAATTGATGGGCAGTGACAGCCAGGCCGCCGAGCGTCGTGAACGGCTGCGCGGCGATCTGGTCCAGGGCATCAACCGGCGCCTGGCCGATCTGGCGGCGACAGGGCAGGGGCTGGGTATCGAGGTGGCACGGGTGGATGTGCAATCGAGCCTGCCGGGCCCTGCGGTGAGTGCCTTCAACGCGGTATTGACCGCCAGCCAGCAGGCTGACAAAGCCGTGGCCAACGCCCGCACCGACGCGGAAAAGCTCACCCAGACGGCCCGCCAGGACGCTGATCGCGCGCTCCAGGTCGCCCACGCCCAAGCCAGCGAACGGCTCGCCAAGGCGTCGGCCGACACGGCCACGGTACTGGGGCTGGCAAAAACTCAAGGCACTGATCCACAGATCCTGCTGCGCCTTTATCGCGAACGTGTGCCGGCGATCCTTCGCCAAGCCGGTTCCGTGACCACGGTCGATCCGAAAGACGATTCCCGTCTGATCATCCAGGGAGCTGAACAATGA
- a CDS encoding methyltransferase, whose translation MLSLLKKLTTGTPAPAAPVAAKADKVDPYMLGLHDAMLSGWFNQQTGELFSGFPVTAQDTLLDVGCGDGGNVHFCAMRGAKIIIADIDAAKVEATRQRLSDTPARGIECHVTDCNPLPIADATATRVVSTEVIEHVDDPAQFLAELVRVGQPGALYLLSVPHPSSEELQKDIAAPEYFQKPNHIRIISEELFKAMVSEAGLEVLSHSQYGFYWSLWMLLFWEAKVDFSNADHPLLNHWADTWQAVLNSPRGAQIKQALDAVVAKSQVIIARKPGVLP comes from the coding sequence ATGCTGAGCCTTTTGAAGAAACTCACCACGGGCACCCCTGCGCCCGCAGCGCCCGTGGCCGCCAAGGCCGACAAGGTCGACCCGTATATGCTCGGGCTGCACGATGCGATGCTCAGTGGCTGGTTCAACCAGCAGACGGGGGAGTTGTTCAGCGGCTTCCCGGTGACCGCACAAGACACATTGCTGGATGTCGGCTGTGGCGATGGCGGCAACGTGCATTTCTGCGCGATGCGTGGGGCGAAGATCATCATCGCTGACATCGATGCCGCCAAGGTCGAGGCTACCCGCCAGCGCCTGAGCGACACCCCCGCGCGCGGTATCGAGTGCCACGTGACCGACTGCAACCCCTTGCCCATCGCCGACGCCACGGCCACCCGGGTGGTTTCCACCGAGGTCATCGAGCATGTCGACGACCCGGCGCAGTTTCTCGCCGAACTGGTGCGGGTCGGCCAGCCCGGCGCGCTGTACCTGCTGAGCGTGCCGCACCCCAGCTCCGAAGAATTGCAGAAAGACATCGCCGCGCCGGAGTACTTCCAGAAGCCCAACCACATTCGCATCATCAGCGAAGAGCTGTTCAAGGCCATGGTCAGCGAGGCCGGGCTGGAGGTGTTGAGCCACAGCCAGTACGGTTTCTATTGGTCTTTGTGGATGCTGTTGTTCTGGGAGGCCAAGGTCGACTTCAGCAACGCCGACCACCCCTTGCTCAACCACTGGGCCGACACCTGGCAGGCTGTGCTCAATTCCCCTCGGGGCGCGCAGATCAAGCAAGCGCTGGATGCGGTAGTGGCCAAGAGTCAGGTGATCATTGCGCGCAAGCCTGGCGTGCTGCCATAG
- a CDS encoding glycosyltransferase, whose amino-acid sequence MLIIIYSETNQSNILENLGKPEYSYYFVLKEFRPVLERLGRVIEVTRPDEEVDSLYADCLARGEDCVFLSFSPPHRTAAHYACPTVPVFAWEFSTIPTESWQGEPRHDWRVVLGATGMAITHSSFTVNAVREVMGADYPIVAIAAPVWDRFAARGALLAQRPTVEHMRLQLRGLLIDSRTTDLRPYGPPAHQAGTPLVLDGPPQDCELLLDGVIYTSVFNPYDGRKNWKDMISAFCTTFREVPDATLVLKLTHHDVTAALVDMLHHVYKNQSYRCRIVLIHGYLADADYERLVEATRYVVNSSYGEGQCLPLMEFMSCGRPAIAPLNTAMADYIDHDNAFVVKSTEELTAWPHDPRAAYRTLRYVTDWDSLCSAFRASYDVARNDPERYRRMSAHAVRSLETFCSQANAEQRLAAFFQQVGQRRRSAPQP is encoded by the coding sequence ATGCTGATCATCATTTATTCGGAAACCAACCAGAGCAACATCCTGGAGAACCTCGGCAAGCCCGAGTACAGCTATTACTTCGTGCTCAAGGAGTTCCGCCCGGTGCTGGAGCGGCTGGGGCGGGTGATCGAGGTGACCCGCCCGGACGAGGAAGTCGACTCGCTGTATGCCGATTGCCTGGCGCGCGGCGAAGACTGCGTGTTCCTGTCGTTTTCACCGCCCCACCGCACCGCGGCCCATTATGCCTGCCCGACGGTGCCGGTGTTTGCCTGGGAATTCAGCACCATCCCCACCGAGAGCTGGCAGGGTGAGCCACGGCACGATTGGCGCGTGGTGCTAGGGGCGACCGGCATGGCGATCACCCATTCCAGTTTCACCGTCAACGCGGTGCGCGAGGTGATGGGGGCCGATTACCCGATCGTCGCTATCGCGGCGCCGGTATGGGACCGCTTCGCCGCGCGCGGTGCGCTGCTGGCCCAGCGACCGACGGTCGAGCACATGCGCCTGCAACTGCGGGGCTTGCTGATCGACAGCCGGACCACCGACCTGCGCCCCTATGGCCCGCCGGCCCACCAGGCCGGTACCCCGTTGGTGCTGGACGGCCCGCCCCAGGACTGCGAGTTGTTGCTGGACGGGGTGATCTACACCTCGGTGTTCAATCCCTACGACGGGCGCAAGAACTGGAAGGACATGATCAGCGCGTTCTGCACCACGTTCCGCGAGGTGCCCGACGCGACCCTGGTGCTCAAACTGACCCACCACGATGTCACCGCGGCACTTGTCGACATGCTGCACCACGTCTACAAGAACCAGTCCTACCGCTGCCGCATCGTGCTGATTCACGGCTACCTGGCGGACGCGGACTACGAGCGGCTGGTGGAAGCCACCCGGTATGTGGTCAACAGTTCCTACGGGGAAGGGCAATGCTTGCCCTTGATGGAGTTCATGTCTTGCGGTCGTCCTGCGATCGCGCCGCTGAACACGGCGATGGCCGATTACATCGATCACGACAATGCCTTCGTGGTGAAGTCGACCGAAGAACTCACCGCCTGGCCCCACGATCCACGTGCGGCCTATCGGACCCTGCGCTATGTCACCGATTGGGACTCGTTGTGCTCGGCCTTTCGCGCCAGCTATGACGTGGCTCGCAATGACCCCGAGCGCTATCGCCGGATGTCGGCCCACGCCGTGCGCAGCCTGGAGACGTTCTGCAGCCAGGCCAACGCCGAACAGCGCCTGGCGGCTTTCTTCCAGCAGGTCGGGCAGCGTCGTCGGAGCGCGCCGCAGCCATGA
- a CDS encoding acyltransferase, with protein sequence MSSKRIMDIELLRAVAVMGVLFHHLQGMPFPGGWPRLAALADSFQLWWGVDLFFAISGFVIGRSLIPQLRRCDGPRQFWTTTRDFWLRRAFRLLPSAWLWLLLILFATFFLNRSGAFGSVQANLQATLAGFLQFANLRFADAFMRYEYGASFVYWTLSLEEQFYLVLPLLVFVSRRYLVWVLLAVVVVQFFTWRALWLSVIRTDALALGVLLSIWSLQPSYWRLEPKGLRWPGLGVLLIVGLGGVMAWVATEHFNLSFYRLGVIALCSAVLVWVASYDRDYLLPRSRLKTALTWVGSRSYGIYLIHIPVFFLLRELWFRLAPLGSPDPVSHPWLALACALLLIGLLSELNYRLVEMPMRKRGVRLVERLSTARTVLPVPGAPSC encoded by the coding sequence ATGAGCAGCAAGCGAATCATGGACATCGAGTTGCTGCGCGCCGTCGCGGTGATGGGCGTGCTGTTCCATCACCTGCAAGGCATGCCATTCCCCGGCGGCTGGCCACGCCTGGCAGCCCTGGCCGACAGTTTCCAGCTGTGGTGGGGGGTGGACCTGTTCTTTGCGATATCGGGATTTGTCATCGGGCGTAGCCTGATCCCCCAATTGCGCCGCTGCGACGGGCCCCGGCAATTCTGGACCACCACCCGCGATTTCTGGCTTCGCCGGGCCTTTCGCCTGTTGCCGTCAGCCTGGCTCTGGCTGCTGCTGATTCTCTTCGCGACTTTTTTCCTGAACCGTTCCGGTGCCTTCGGCAGCGTGCAGGCCAACCTGCAAGCGACCCTGGCCGGTTTTCTGCAGTTTGCCAACCTGCGCTTCGCCGACGCGTTCATGCGTTACGAATACGGGGCGAGTTTCGTGTACTGGACCCTCTCGCTGGAAGAGCAGTTCTATCTGGTCCTGCCGCTGCTGGTGTTTGTCTCGCGCCGTTACCTGGTCTGGGTGTTGCTGGCGGTGGTGGTGGTGCAGTTCTTCACCTGGCGTGCGCTGTGGCTGTCGGTGATCCGTACCGATGCCCTGGCCCTTGGCGTGCTGTTGTCGATCTGGAGCCTGCAACCGAGCTATTGGCGCTTGGAGCCTAAAGGGTTGCGCTGGCCCGGGCTGGGTGTGTTGCTGATCGTGGGCCTGGGCGGCGTGATGGCCTGGGTCGCGACCGAACACTTCAATTTGTCGTTCTACCGGCTGGGGGTCATTGCGCTGTGCAGTGCGGTGCTGGTCTGGGTGGCCTCCTATGATCGGGATTACCTACTACCGCGCAGCCGGCTGAAAACCGCGCTGACCTGGGTGGGCAGCCGCTCCTATGGGATCTACCTGATCCATATCCCGGTGTTCTTCCTGCTGCGCGAGCTGTGGTTTCGCTTGGCCCCGTTGGGCTCGCCGGACCCGGTCAGCCATCCGTGGCTGGCCCTGGCGTGCGCCTTGCTGCTGATCGGACTGCTGAGCGAACTCAACTACCGGCTGGTGGAAATGCCGATGCGCAAGCGCGGCGTCCGCCTGGTTGAACGCCTGTCCACCGCCCGAACCGTCCTTCCTGTTCCTGGAGCCCCGTCATGCTGA
- a CDS encoding membrane protein: MQVDLDVEGGQVAEWPRFQRAIVHGRRMRRMVLMLGGAAGLAGVLAFFIGLFSPLSLWPALLVSQGASVLVLLAGVQSAGWIAQWRGKALAPPLDNPTSPQPPVDELGGWYERLLERLGVRWAGLLAHIGAPALWLAGWATLVLLSLAQVWNLTLPAAPLGTSASVGAALSLLLAFGLLVFERQLAQQPAVEWPEAQPLAQLARVPIIVLVLGAMCLLFAGETSVWPVRLAVLMGVLPGLVALELLLRAVLSLFSPRRDAVEPTLLGRSVIADLLCWPPQPLQALQHELHNRFGIDLRQIWAFSYMRRAFLPVLALVALVGWLLTGVHEVPLQARGIYERFGKPVEVFGPGLHAGLPWPWGRVLAVENGVVHELASSVADTAAAADVEPAEGPAPAVANRLWDASHVNDKSQVIASRRADQESFQIVNMDVRFVYRIGLSDAAALAATYNSADIPTLIRSTASRVLVHEFASRTLDGLLGADRVSLADEIGRAVQADLQALDSGVEILATVVEAIHPPAGAANAYHGVQAAQIGAQALISRERGAAAEQTNQAQLQASVARDQAQAGARETHAAAQAADLRFNADRQAYATAGHAFVLERYLSQLSQGLGNAKLLILDHRLGGGGNAPTLDLRTFTLPADPASPRNPVLPGAAH, encoded by the coding sequence ATGCAAGTCGATCTTGATGTCGAGGGAGGCCAGGTGGCCGAATGGCCGCGCTTTCAGCGTGCGATAGTGCATGGGCGTCGTATGAGGCGAATGGTCCTGATGCTGGGTGGGGCGGCAGGCCTGGCCGGGGTACTGGCGTTTTTTATCGGGCTGTTCTCGCCGCTGTCGCTGTGGCCAGCCCTGCTGGTGAGCCAGGGCGCAAGCGTGCTGGTGTTGCTGGCCGGTGTGCAATCGGCCGGGTGGATCGCGCAATGGCGCGGCAAGGCGTTAGCGCCGCCGCTGGATAACCCGACTTCGCCGCAACCGCCGGTGGATGAGCTGGGTGGGTGGTATGAACGATTGCTCGAACGGCTCGGCGTGCGCTGGGCCGGTCTGCTCGCGCACATCGGCGCACCGGCGTTGTGGCTGGCCGGCTGGGCAACGCTGGTGTTGTTGAGCCTGGCGCAAGTCTGGAACCTGACGTTGCCCGCTGCCCCCCTTGGGACGTCGGCCAGTGTTGGGGCGGCGCTGTCGTTGCTGCTGGCATTCGGGTTGCTGGTGTTCGAGCGCCAATTGGCCCAGCAACCTGCCGTGGAGTGGCCGGAAGCGCAGCCTCTGGCGCAATTGGCTCGGGTGCCGATCATCGTGCTGGTCCTCGGCGCCATGTGCCTGTTGTTCGCCGGCGAAACATCGGTCTGGCCTGTGCGCCTGGCGGTGTTGATGGGTGTGCTGCCAGGGCTTGTGGCGCTGGAGTTGCTGCTGCGTGCCGTGTTGTCGCTGTTCAGCCCCCGTCGGGATGCGGTGGAGCCGACCCTGTTGGGGCGTAGTGTCATTGCCGATCTGCTGTGCTGGCCGCCGCAACCCTTGCAGGCGTTGCAGCACGAACTGCACAACCGCTTCGGCATCGACCTGCGCCAGATTTGGGCGTTCAGCTACATGCGTCGTGCTTTCCTGCCGGTGTTGGCCTTGGTGGCCTTGGTGGGTTGGTTGCTGACGGGCGTGCATGAAGTGCCGCTGCAAGCACGCGGAATCTATGAGCGCTTCGGTAAGCCCGTGGAGGTCTTCGGCCCTGGCTTGCACGCAGGGCTGCCCTGGCCGTGGGGCAGGGTGCTGGCTGTCGAGAATGGGGTCGTGCACGAGTTGGCGAGCAGTGTCGCCGACACTGCGGCGGCCGCGGATGTCGAACCGGCCGAGGGGCCGGCGCCGGCGGTTGCCAACCGGTTATGGGACGCCAGCCATGTCAACGACAAGTCCCAAGTCATCGCCAGTCGGCGGGCGGATCAGGAGAGCTTCCAGATCGTCAACATGGACGTGCGCTTCGTCTACCGCATTGGCCTGAGCGACGCCGCCGCGTTGGCAGCCACCTACAACAGCGCCGACATTCCCACGCTGATCCGCAGCACCGCCAGCCGTGTTCTGGTGCATGAGTTTGCTTCGCGCACCCTGGATGGCTTGTTGGGCGCGGACCGCGTCAGCCTGGCCGACGAGATCGGTCGCGCGGTCCAGGCGGATTTGCAGGCGCTGGACAGCGGGGTGGAAATCCTGGCGACGGTGGTAGAAGCAATTCATCCACCGGCCGGAGCAGCCAACGCCTACCACGGTGTGCAAGCGGCGCAGATCGGTGCCCAGGCGCTGATTTCGCGCGAACGAGGGGCGGCGGCGGAGCAGACTAACCAGGCACAGCTGCAAGCCAGTGTTGCCCGCGACCAGGCCCAAGCCGGAGCCCGGGAAACCCACGCGGCTGCCCAGGCCGCCGATCTGCGCTTTAACGCAGACCGCCAAGCCTATGCCACCGCCGGGCACGCCTTTGTGCTGGAGCGCTACCTGAGCCAACTAAGCCAAGGCCTGGGCAACGCCAAGCTGCTGATTCTCGATCATCGCCTGGGCGGCGGCGGCAACGCGCCCACCCTCGACCTGCGTACTTTCACGCTGCCGGCAGACCCCGCGTCGCCGCGTAACCCTGTCCTGCCAGGAGCTGCCCATTGA
- a CDS encoding dihydrolipoamide dehydrogenase (Catalyzes the oxidation of dihydrolipoamide to lipoamide) has product MSNYDVVILGGGPGGYNAAIRAGQLGLRAACVEGRATLGGTCLNVGCMPSKALLHASELYEAATGSAFANLGIEVSPTLNLAQMMKQKDESVAGLTKGIEFLFRKNKVDWIKGWGHIDGPGKVTVTAEDGSKTELSAKDIVIATGSEPMPLPGVTIDNQRILDSTGALSLNEVPRHLVVIGAGVIGLELGSVWRRLGAQVTVVEYLDRICPGVDAEAGKTLQRALAKQGIAFMLSSKVTGAIPSASGVQVQVEPAAGGEAQNLDADYVLVAIGRRPYTQGLGLVNVGLEPDSRGMLANRHHRTEAPGVWVIGDVTSGPMLAHKAEDEAMACIEQIAGKAAEVNYALIPSVIYTRPELASVGQTEEQLKAEGRAYKVGKFPFTANSRAKINHETEGFAKVLADERTDEILGVHLVGPSVSEMIGEYCVAMEFSASAEDIALTCHPHPTRSEALRQAAMNVEGMATQM; this is encoded by the coding sequence ATGAGCAATTACGACGTAGTCATTCTGGGCGGCGGCCCTGGCGGGTACAACGCGGCGATCCGGGCTGGACAGTTGGGCTTGCGGGCCGCCTGTGTCGAAGGCCGCGCGACCCTGGGCGGCACCTGCCTGAACGTCGGTTGCATGCCTTCCAAAGCCTTGCTTCACGCCTCCGAACTGTACGAGGCGGCCACGGGGTCGGCGTTCGCCAACCTGGGGATCGAGGTCAGCCCTACCCTCAATCTGGCGCAAATGATGAAACAAAAAGACGAAAGCGTGGCGGGCCTGACCAAAGGCATCGAGTTCCTGTTTCGCAAGAACAAGGTCGACTGGATCAAGGGCTGGGGCCACATCGACGGACCCGGCAAGGTCACCGTCACCGCCGAAGACGGCAGCAAGACCGAACTCAGCGCCAAGGACATCGTCATCGCCACGGGCTCCGAGCCGATGCCGCTGCCCGGCGTGACCATTGATAATCAACGTATCCTCGACTCCACCGGAGCGCTGTCGCTGAATGAAGTGCCGCGCCACCTGGTGGTGATCGGCGCGGGCGTCATCGGCCTCGAACTGGGGTCGGTCTGGCGGCGGTTGGGCGCCCAAGTGACCGTGGTCGAATACCTCGATCGCATCTGCCCGGGCGTGGACGCAGAAGCCGGCAAGACCTTGCAACGGGCCCTGGCCAAGCAAGGCATTGCATTCATGTTGAGCAGCAAAGTCACCGGCGCCATCCCCTCGGCCAGCGGCGTGCAAGTGCAAGTTGAGCCCGCCGCCGGCGGCGAGGCCCAGAACCTGGACGCCGATTACGTGCTGGTTGCTATCGGTCGTCGGCCGTATACCCAGGGGTTAGGGCTGGTCAACGTCGGGCTGGAACCTGACTCGCGCGGCATGCTTGCCAACCGGCATCACCGTACCGAAGCACCCGGGGTCTGGGTGATCGGTGACGTGACGTCCGGACCGATGCTGGCCCACAAGGCCGAAGACGAAGCCATGGCCTGCATCGAACAGATCGCCGGCAAGGCCGCCGAGGTCAACTACGCGCTGATCCCCAGCGTCATCTACACCCGCCCGGAACTGGCCAGCGTCGGCCAGACCGAGGAGCAGCTCAAGGCCGAAGGCCGCGCCTACAAGGTCGGGAAGTTTCCGTTCACGGCCAATAGCCGGGCGAAAATCAATCACGAAACCGAAGGGTTCGCCAAGGTCCTGGCCGACGAGCGCACCGATGAGATCCTCGGCGTACACCTAGTGGGCCCAAGTGTCAGTGAAATGATCGGCGAATACTGCGTGGCGATGGAGTTCAGTGCCTCGGCCGAGGACATCGCCCTCACCTGCCATCCACACCCCACGCGCTCCGAGGCATTGCGCCAGGCGGCCATGAATGTCGAGGGGATGGCGACGCAGATGTAA
- a CDS encoding methyltransferase, translated as MIQRLLAWLRPPVEPAPPPAAAVSPRDVGLYDAMLDGWFRPETGELLKGFAIGAGDTLLDVGCGEGVATLFAMRQGASVIFTDSEQDKVRELARQVEAQATAPFLGLVSNSLPLPLADGCANKVVCMEVLEHIDQPEPFMAELVRMGRPGAQYLLSVPAPVGEHLQRGIAPASYFQAPNHVQVFTAERFVALVEDAGLVIEHRQASGFFWVMGMIFFWASEQAAGRHLEGAVRDRIQAPYPPLMERWAGVWQDLLTQPDGLAIKQVLDRFMPKSQVIIARKPDLLPGSAT; from the coding sequence ATGATCCAGCGCCTGCTTGCCTGGCTCAGGCCGCCGGTCGAACCTGCGCCGCCACCCGCTGCCGCCGTTTCGCCCCGTGATGTCGGCCTCTATGACGCGATGCTCGATGGCTGGTTTCGCCCTGAAACCGGCGAATTGCTCAAGGGTTTCGCGATTGGGGCGGGCGACACCTTGCTGGATGTGGGCTGCGGCGAAGGCGTGGCAACGCTGTTCGCGATGCGCCAGGGCGCGTCGGTGATCTTCACCGACAGCGAGCAGGACAAGGTGCGTGAGCTGGCGCGGCAGGTCGAAGCACAAGCGACTGCGCCCTTCCTGGGGCTGGTCAGCAACAGCTTGCCGTTGCCCCTGGCCGACGGGTGTGCGAACAAGGTCGTCTGCATGGAAGTGCTCGAACACATCGACCAGCCGGAGCCGTTCATGGCGGAGTTGGTGCGCATGGGCCGGCCGGGCGCGCAGTACCTGCTCAGCGTACCGGCCCCGGTGGGCGAGCATTTGCAGCGAGGTATCGCGCCGGCGAGCTATTTCCAGGCGCCCAACCATGTCCAGGTGTTCACTGCCGAGCGTTTTGTCGCCTTGGTGGAAGATGCGGGCCTGGTGATCGAGCACCGCCAGGCCAGCGGTTTTTTCTGGGTCATGGGCATGATTTTCTTCTGGGCCAGCGAACAGGCGGCCGGTCGTCACCTCGAGGGGGCCGTGCGCGACCGAATCCAGGCCCCGTACCCGCCGCTGATGGAGCGTTGGGCGGGCGTCTGGCAAGACTTGCTGACGCAACCCGATGGCCTGGCGATCAAGCAGGTGCTGGACCGCTTCATGCCCAAGAGCCAGGTCATCATCGCCCGCAAGCCTGATCTTTTGCCCGGGAGTGCCACATGA